The window CGCAGTGCTTCACCACCTTCATAGGTGATAACAGGGATGTCCAGAGAATCTGCATAAGCACGCAGACTCCCCTCCCGCAGGCCTGCATTAATAATGACAGGAGCGGCAAACGCCTCGGCCATACGCGCGGTTTCCGGATTTTTAAGTTCGGCCCGGATTTGCGGCAGGTTGAAGCGGTGAATGGCTCCGGTGTGCAAATCAATTATGTGCGTTACCTGCTCCATGATGATGGTACGCAAAAGATAAGCAATGCGCCCCCCGAGGGAGCCGGTTTCGCTACCGGGGAAGCAACGGTTAAGGTCACGCCTGTCTGGCAGGTAGCGAGTGCGGTGTACAAATCCGAAGATATTAACGATAGGCACCGCAATCAGCGTCCCGCGCAAATAGCGAAGAGCTGAGTTGGTAAGTACACGGCGCACAATTTCCACACCGGCAATCTCATCACCGTGTATAGCGCCGCACACCATCAATACCGGGCCGTCCCTGCGCCCATGCACGATTTCCACCGGCAGGTTCAGCGGCGTGTGGGTATATAACTTTGCTACCGGTATTTCTATGGTTTGTCGGGTTCCAGGCTTAACCTGAACCCCGGCCATCTCAAAGGGCGCGCGCGCCATCGATTAACCTCTGCCTTTGGTTTTGGTGCGCTGGGGCGCCTGATTTTTTTCTATCCAGTTCACAATCATGCCCGCTACGTTTTTTCCGGTAGCGTTTTCAATACCTTCCAGTCCAGGCGATGAATTTACTTCCATCACCAGAGGGCCGCGGCTTGAGCGTAACAGGTCAACACCGGCCACATTCAGGCCCATGGCCTTGGCTGCGGTAATGGCTGTTTTCCGCTCTTCCGGCGTAATGCGAACCAGAGACGCACTGCCACCACGATGCAGGTTAGAGCGGAACTCTCCTTCCGCTCCCTGCCGTTTCATGGCGGCGATCACTTTGTCACCGATCACAAAACAACGAATATCAGCACCACCTGCTTCCTTGATGAACTCCTGTACAAGTATGTCAGCCTTGAGGCCCATAAAGGCCTCAATCACACTTTCCGCCGCTGTGCGGGTTTCTGCCAGTACCACTCCAATACCCTGGGTACCCTGGAGAAGCTTGATAACCACTGGCGCACCGCCCACCATTTTAAGCAGTTCCGGCACGTTATCCGGCTTGTTGGCAAAGCCGGTTACGGGCATACCAACACCTTTACGGGCGAGCAGTTGTAAAGAGCGCAGCTTGTCCCGGGAACGGGTGATGGCAACAGACTCATTCACCGGGAAGGTTCCCATCATTTCAAACTGCCGCAGAACCGCGGTGCCATAAAAAGTAACGGACGCCCCGATACGGGGAATAATCACGTCAAAGTTTTCCAGCACTTCTTCGTGATAGTGAATCCGGGGATTGGCAGACGTGATATTCATGGAACAGTGCAGGCAGTCAATAACCCTTACCTCATGGCCACGATTGATACCCTCTTCCACCAGTCGACGGGTTGAGTAAAGGTGTCGGTTACGGGACAGAACTGCAATTTTCATTTTTCAGACCTTGAAGCCGGTTCCCCGGCGAGATAGGAAGCTTCCGGATAAATCATCGAGCGCCCCGCCATCGCGGTACGCCCGAGCAACATACGAAAACGCATGGAATCCCGGTTAGTCAGCGTCATTTCAACAGGCCAGCTCTCGCCGCCTACTACCAGCTTAGTCTCAATCACCAGCCGCAACTCCTTATGGCCGCCAGAATCCGACACATCACGCTCATCCAGAACACGAGCATCACACTCCACCACCTGATGCATGTCATTCTGCACCGGATGAACCCAGAACCGGACCCTACGCTCACCGTCCTGTGTGTAAGGCTCCGTCCGGAACGTATGCAGGCATGAGGTACGTGCACCTGTATCAACTTTAGCCTTTATACGATTTATACCCAGATCCGGTAACGCCACCCATTCCCGCCAGCCCAGGCTGATTTTGTTTTCCGAAGGTGTAACTGCAACGGTTTTCAGGGACTCAACTTTCTTTGTCGGCATCCAAAACTTCCTTTTCAATGTTTTTTTCCAGGCCCAGCAGTTGCACACGGAAGGGCTCGGAATGACTACCGGCGTATATGCTGGAGTGCGGGAAGGGTATTTCTATACCTTCTTTATCCAGAGCATTCTTGACGGCAACGAGCATTCCACTCTTGCCCTCAAGCACTTTGTCCTTTGGCACCCAGAAAGAAAACTGCAGGTCTACCGAGGATGGGCCAAATGCAGATACGAGTACGAACGCTTTTGGCTCTTCCAGGCAAACGGGGTTCTTTTCTGCCAGCTCCATCAACAGATTTTCTACTTTCTCCACATCTTCAGCATAGGCAATCCCCACGCTAAGGTCGATCCGGCGGATAGGAAACCGGGAACGGTTAATGACCGGTGTCTTGATCAGGGTTTCATTGGGAATGCGCACGTAGAGATTATCCCTTGTACGAAGCTTTACGCTGAGCATATCAATACCCACCACTTCGCCCATGATGGCTTCTACCTCGATGAAATCACCGATTTCAAAGGGTTTTTCAACCAGCAGGAACAAACCGCTGATCATATTCGAGGCAGAAGTCTGCGAGGCAAAACCAATGGCCACAGTAAGAATGCCCGCCGCACCCAGCACAACATCCAGCGAAAACCCGGCTTCCCGAAGCGCCGCCACACCAAACAGCAGGAAGATGACATAAAACACCAGCCGCCGGACCATCACGGTATGGTGCCGGGAACTGCGCTTTGCCATTACCTTCGACACGCTGCGTGCTGCCAGCGACCCGAGAACAATGCCAAGCACCAGCAGAAAACCAGAGCTGATCCACTGCCCCCAGGCTATGTCGGAAAATACATTCATTGCACCTGTTTTCAGCTCATCAGCCACAATCATTACTCCGCAGAATGTGCATTAGCCAAACACCCGATCAAAGGCCCGCACAAGACGCCCTCTGGCAACTTTTTCCCGTGCTGGCGCCACTTGCGTGCAGGGGCCGGCAGCGGTGAGCAAACCTTCATCCACATGCAGGCTTGCTGAATTCATATCGGTCGCGACCTCAACAACTACGCCCGGTGTCCACAACTGCCCGCGCTCATTCTGATGCAGTGACAGAATCGGAGTAGGCAGACTGAAACGCTCAAGTAACAAAGGCTCAGCCTGGCGATTAATAATCGTGACCGGAGTCACTGCACGCCAAGGCCTCTTCGGCACCGCCTCAAGCAATAACCGGCCAAAGCTCGACGACGAGTAACACAGTTCGCCTTCCATGGTATTTCGCCCCACCCAGGTAAGCGATGGAACTGCCAGAGGAACCTCGGTAAGGAGGGTCTGATTTTTCCCCGCACAGACTTTCATCCAGACAACTGTTCCTACGTAGATCGTGCAACGCGCGCCTCCGGGAATGGTCAGCGGATGATAAGGACGAATCACCGTTGGAAGGTTGGCGACCGCAGGGATGAAGGTTATCGTTGAGGAGTCCCCTTCCCGGATAAACCGTTGCAGGGACACGTTTTCATGTGGCAGTTGGTGCCCTATGGATTCCGTCCAGCCCACAGGATCGGTCTCAGGCGCACGGGTTTCAGAGCGCACCTGCCACTCTTTGTCCAATAAAGTAACCCACAGCCGCACATGCCCAAGCCTGTGGTGCTGGGTCTGACCGGAGACAAGCTCGTATGGCTGAGCCCAATTGCCGTCGCGCCGGCTGTCGGTTTCATTATCCATGAACGCTGCGAACCCCTACGATTACGGCTGCTAAAGTTGAGTCAACTATAATCCAATCAGTCACCACGGGCGAATAACCAACTATGTGATTTTATTACCTCAGAGCGATGTAATTACCCTTACATTCAACGCCGCTAACCGACACGGAATACACAATGACGCACCTGGTATGGTTCAGAAACGATCTGCGCATCGCCGACAATGCCGCCCTTGCCGCAGCCTGCAAAGAGTCCAGTCTGGCCGTCGGCGGCGCAGGCGTTCGTGCCTGTTTCATCCTCACTCCGGAACAGTGGCAAGAGCATGACTGGTCGCCGGCACGAGTCCAGTTTGTTATCGCCCATGCGAACGCACTCTCCGGAGAACTGGCCAGGCTCGGCATACCGCTGTCATTTATAACGGCTGAACGCTTCAGCGACAGCATCACAATGCTTGAATCCCATTGCAGGGAGCACGGCATTCGATATCTCCACTTTAATGAAGAATATGGCGTCAACGAACGCAAACGCGACAAAGCTGTGAAGCACCGCTTTGATGAAATGGACATTGTGACACGCAAGTACCGTGACCAGACCGTCGCTCCAGTCGGTGCAATACTCACGGGCCAGAGCGAACCCTACTCTGTATTCACGCCCTTCTCCCGACGCTGGCGCAGCTGGATAGATGAAAACCAGCCATCGCTCTATCCCCTTCCGAAAGCCCAGGGCGATGCCATCAAACCGGAGCGTATTACGAAAATTCCTGAAAACTTCAAAGATGCTCCGCCAGCCTTTACAGAAACCGGAGAAGATGCAGCACACTCCCGGCTGGAAACTTTCCTCAGTGAACACGGAGGCGCCTACAAGGAAGAAAGAGACTTCCCCGCCCTGGATGGCACCAGCCAGCTCTCCCCTTACCTCGCCAATGGCGTGCTTTCCGGGCGCCAGTGCATGATTGCAGCCCGGCAGGCACAAGGCATGGGCGGAAATCAGGAAGGCCTGGTGACCTGGATAAATGAAATAGCCTGGCGGGATTTTTACATAAACACCCTGTATCACTACCCACGGGTGAGCATGCACCGCGCTTACAAGCCGGAAACCGAACGACTGCAATGGAACGACCCGGGCCAGCGTTTCGAAGCCTGGAAATCAGGCCAAACCGGCATTCCCCTGGTCGACGCAGCCATGCGCCAGCTCAACGAAACAGGCTGGATGCACAACCGGCTGCGTATGGTGACAGCCATGTTTCTGACCAAAAACCTGTTTATCGACTGGCGGTTGGGAGAGGCTTATTTCATGTCAAAACTCGTGGATGGCTTCCTTGCGTCCAATAACGGCGGCTGGCAATGGAGTGCATCCACCGGCACAGACGCCGCACCCTATTTCCGCGTATTCAACCCGGTTACCCAGAGTGAGCGTTTTGACCCAAAAGGTGAGTTTATCCGCGAGTGGGTGCCTGAGCTGGCGAAGCTGGATAACAAGCGCATTCACGATCCATCAAAAGGAGGCGTTATTCCCGGCGGGTATCCCCGGCCGATCGTTGATTTGAAGGAAAGCAGGAAGGAAGCAATCGCGAGGTTTCAGGCGCTAAAAGACTAGACTGATGAAAAATGTAGAAGCTGGTGTGGGCCGGGCTCTCCAAAACCGTGCGGAGCCATGGGTGAAGTGCGAAGCACTTCACGGGCAAGCCATGGACGGCTTGCCCAGGATCTTTAGCGCGACGCAGGAGCATTAGCGCTAAAGGGCGGAGCCGAGCGTACACGGACGTATTCACAGCGTGTTTTGGAGAGCCCGGCCCGCAACAGCTTCGGCCTGCCCCGTACTATTTCGAGCCACAAACAGGACAGTCAGGATCTTTCAAAAGCTTCATTTCCCGCCACTGCATTTCCCAGGCATCCAGTATCAGCA is drawn from Marinobacter sp. ANT_B65 and contains these coding sequences:
- a CDS encoding ATP-dependent zinc protease translates to MSLGWREWVALPDLGINRIKAKVDTGARTSCLHTFRTEPYTQDGERRVRFWVHPVQNDMHQVVECDARVLDERDVSDSGGHKELRLVIETKLVVGGESWPVEMTLTNRDSMRFRMLLGRTAMAGRSMIYPEASYLAGEPASRSEK
- a CDS encoding succinylglutamate desuccinylase/aspartoacylase family protein, yielding MARAPFEMAGVQVKPGTRQTIEIPVAKLYTHTPLNLPVEIVHGRRDGPVLMVCGAIHGDEIAGVEIVRRVLTNSALRYLRGTLIAVPIVNIFGFVHRTRYLPDRRDLNRCFPGSETGSLGGRIAYLLRTIIMEQVTHIIDLHTGAIHRFNLPQIRAELKNPETARMAEAFAAPVIINAGLREGSLRAYADSLDIPVITYEGGEALRFDDVVIGSGVKGVMRVMRELEMVPPRKGRATSKKRSEIAANSQWVRADIDGIMRPVAKLGQKVRKGQKLAMVADPFGESETAVISPCSGIVICVNNLPLVNEGEAIYHIARFDELNEAEKAMDYFRSSFEAEVSEAVVPMHPWDELQK
- a CDS encoding mechanosensitive ion channel family protein; the encoded protein is MNVFSDIAWGQWISSGFLLVLGIVLGSLAARSVSKVMAKRSSRHHTVMVRRLVFYVIFLLFGVAALREAGFSLDVVLGAAGILTVAIGFASQTSASNMISGLFLLVEKPFEIGDFIEVEAIMGEVVGIDMLSVKLRTRDNLYVRIPNETLIKTPVINRSRFPIRRIDLSVGIAYAEDVEKVENLLMELAEKNPVCLEEPKAFVLVSAFGPSSVDLQFSFWVPKDKVLEGKSGMLVAVKNALDKEGIEIPFPHSSIYAGSHSEPFRVQLLGLEKNIEKEVLDADKES
- the phrB gene encoding deoxyribodipyrimidine photo-lyase; translated protein: MTHLVWFRNDLRIADNAALAAACKESSLAVGGAGVRACFILTPEQWQEHDWSPARVQFVIAHANALSGELARLGIPLSFITAERFSDSITMLESHCREHGIRYLHFNEEYGVNERKRDKAVKHRFDEMDIVTRKYRDQTVAPVGAILTGQSEPYSVFTPFSRRWRSWIDENQPSLYPLPKAQGDAIKPERITKIPENFKDAPPAFTETGEDAAHSRLETFLSEHGGAYKEERDFPALDGTSQLSPYLANGVLSGRQCMIAARQAQGMGGNQEGLVTWINEIAWRDFYINTLYHYPRVSMHRAYKPETERLQWNDPGQRFEAWKSGQTGIPLVDAAMRQLNETGWMHNRLRMVTAMFLTKNLFIDWRLGEAYFMSKLVDGFLASNNGGWQWSASTGTDAAPYFRVFNPVTQSERFDPKGEFIREWVPELAKLDNKRIHDPSKGGVIPGGYPRPIVDLKESRKEAIARFQALKD
- the rimK gene encoding 30S ribosomal protein S6--L-glutamate ligase, with translation MKIAVLSRNRHLYSTRRLVEEGINRGHEVRVIDCLHCSMNITSANPRIHYHEEVLENFDVIIPRIGASVTFYGTAVLRQFEMMGTFPVNESVAITRSRDKLRSLQLLARKGVGMPVTGFANKPDNVPELLKMVGGAPVVIKLLQGTQGIGVVLAETRTAAESVIEAFMGLKADILVQEFIKEAGGADIRCFVIGDKVIAAMKRQGAEGEFRSNLHRGGSASLVRITPEERKTAITAAKAMGLNVAGVDLLRSSRGPLVMEVNSSPGLEGIENATGKNVAGMIVNWIEKNQAPQRTKTKGRG